One part of the Quercus lobata isolate SW786 chromosome 7, ValleyOak3.0 Primary Assembly, whole genome shotgun sequence genome encodes these proteins:
- the LOC115953593 gene encoding laccase-17-like produces the protein MGEMGVSFLASTTTNMKAFLLPFIAFLLFPELAIGITRHYKFDIVSRNVTRLCHTRSIVTVNGKFPGPRIVAREGDRLLIKVVNHIQSNISIHWHGIRQLQSGWADGPGYITQCPIQSGQTYVYNYTIVGQRGTLLWHAHFSWLRSSVYGPIIIRPKHGIPYPFAKPYKEIPIIFGEWFNVDPEAIIRQALQTGAGPNVSDSYTINGLPGPLYNCSAKDTFKLKVKAGKTYLLRIINAALNDELFFSIANHTLTVVEVDAVYAKPFETHTILITPGQTTNVLLKTKPYFPNATFLMAARPYATGQGTFDNSTVAGILEYEQISSNFTHSTTSIKKIPLFKPTLPALNDTSYAANFTNKLRSLASAQYPANVPQSVDKHFFFTVGLGTNPCPKKQTCQGPTNVTKFTASINNISFSTLPTTALLQAHYFGKSKGVYTTDFPSNPIIPFNYTGTPPNNTGIINGTRVVTLPFNASVELVLQDTNILGAESHPLHLHGFNFFIVGLGFGNYDPNNDPPKFNLVDPTERNTVGVPSGGWVAIRFLADNPGVWLMHCHYEAHLSWGLRMAWVVFDGKLPNQKLLPPPADLPKC, from the exons ATGGGAGAAATGGGTGTTTCTTTTCTtgcatcaacaacaacaaacatgAAAGCTTTTCTTTTACCATTCATAGCATTTCTTCTGTTTCCTGAATTGGCAATAGGCATAACCAGACACTACAAATTTGAT ATCGTATCGCGAAATGTTACACGCCTATGCCACACGAGGAGCATAGTAACTGTAAATGGAAAATTTCCCGGGCCTCGCATTGTGGCTAGGGAGGGTGACCGTCTTCTAATTAAAGTGGTTAACCATATTCAATCCAATATCTCTATCCACTG GCATGGAATTCGACAACTTCAAAGTGGATGGGCTGATGGGCCAGGATACATAACTCAGTGCCCCATACAAAGTGGCCAGACCTATGTCTACAACTACACCATCGTGGGCCAAAGAGGGACTCTACTTTGGCATGCCCATTTTTCATGGCTAAGATCCTCTGTCTATGGCCCCATTATCATTCGACCCAAGCATGGCATCCCATATCCATTTGCCAAACCTTACAAGGAAATTCCCatcatttttg GAGAGTGGTTTAATGTAGATCCTGAGGCAATCATTAGACAAGCCCTCCAAACAGGTGCAGGTCCAAACGTCTCAGATTCATATACCATCAATGGACTCCCAGGACCCTTATACAATTGTTCCGCCAAAG atACATTCAAGCTGAAGGTGAAAGCTGGGAAAACTTATCTTCTCCGCATAATCAATGCTGCACTCAACGATGAGCTCTTCTTCAGTATTGCAAACCACACTTTAACAGTTGTTGAAGTTGATGCTGTCTATGCTAAACCTTTTGAGACTCATACCATTCTCATCACCCCTGGACAAACCACAAATGTTCTTCTCAAAACCAAACCTTACTTCCCAAATGCCACTTTTCTCATGGCTGCTAGGCCATATGCAACTGGCCAAGGCACCTTTGACAACTCCACTGTAGCAGGTATCCTTGAATATGAACAAATATCATCTAATTTCACTCATTCTACAACCTCAATTAAGAAAATTCCACTCTTCAAACCAACTCTACCAGCTCTCAATGACACTTCCTATGCCGCAAATTTCACAAACAAACTCCGTAGCTTAGCGAGTGCTCAATACCCAGCTAATGTCCCACAAAGTGTGGACAAGCACTTCTTTTTCACAGTAGGCCTAGGAACAAACCCATGTCCGAAAAAACAAACATGTCAAGGACCTACTAATGTGACAAAGTTCACAGCTTCTATCAATAATATATCTTTCTCAACACTTCCAACCACAGCCCTCCTCCAAGCTCACTACTTTGGAAAATCAAAAGGTGTTTACACCACTGATTTTCCTAGCAACCCGATCATTCCTTTCAATTATACAGGCACACCACCGAACAATACAGGGATTATCAATGGAACCAGAGTAGTGACTCTTCCTTTCAATGCTAGTGTGGAGCTTGTGCTGCAGGACACTAACATTTTAGGGGCTGAGAGCCATCCTCTccatttgcatggctttaatttctttatagtTGGACTAGGTTTCGGGAACTACGATCCAAACAATGACCCTCCAAAGTTCAATCTTGTTGACCCCACTGAAAGGAACACCGTGGGTGTGCCGTCCGGCGGTTGGGTTGCAATTCGGTTTCTAGCGGACAATCCAG GGGTATGGTTAATGCATTGCCACTATGAAGCCCACTTGAGCTGGGGACTAAGAATGGCTTGGGTTGTCTTCGATGGAAAGCTTCCCAATCAGAAGCTGCTTCCTCCGCCAGCAGATCTTCCCAAATGTTGA
- the LOC115952190 gene encoding aspartic proteinase PCS1 — MKPYYLLHLMPYYNSNSFSIPFLKSLSFLLFYAAAFCSSSSQTPTLVLPLKTQIIPTGSIPRPPNKLPFHHNVSLTVSLTVGTPPQNVSMVIDTGSELSWLHCNKTPNFPTTFDPARSTSYSPIPCSSPTCTTQTQDFPIPASCDNNNLCHATLSYADASSSEGNLASDTFYFGSSDIPGMVFGCMDSSFSSNSDEDSKSTGLMGMNRGSLSFVSQMRFPKFSYCISGSDFSGLLLLGEANFSWLTPLNYTPLIQISTPLPYFDRVAYTVQLEGIKVSDKLLSLPKSVFVPDHTGAGQTMVDSGTQFTFLLGPVYTALRNEFLNRTAGILRVLEDPNFVFQGAMDLCYRVPLNQPKLPRLPTVTLMFRGAEMTVSGDWILYRVPGQVRGSDSVHCLTFGNSDLLGVEAFVIGHHHQQNVWMEFDLEKSRIGLAQMRCDLAGQRFSVGQ; from the coding sequence ATGAAACCTTACTACCTTCTTCACCTTATGCCTTACTACAATTCCAATTCCTTCTCAATCCCATTtctcaaatctctctcttttcttcttttctacgCTGCGgcattttgttcttcttcatctCAAACACCGACACTTGTTTTGCCACTCAAAACTCAGATAATTCCAACTGGGTCCATTCCTAGGCCTCCAAACAAGCTTCCTTTCCACCACAACGTGAGCCTCACTGTCTCTCTCACTGTTGGGACTCCTCCTCAAAACGTTTCCATGGTCATCGACACAGGAAGCGAGCTCTCCTGGCTTCACTGCAACAAAACTCCAAACTTTCCCACCACTTTCGACCCGGCCCGATCTACCTCTTACTCTCCGATACCGTGTTCCTCACCCACATGCACGACCCAGACCCAGGATTTCCCGATACCCGCTTCATGCGACAACAACAACCTCTGCCACGCAACTCTCTCCTACGCTGACGCGTCCTCCTCAGAAGGAAACCTCGCCTCCGATACGTTCTATTTCGGAAGCTCCGATATTCCGGGCATGGTGTTTGGCTGCATGGATTCAAGCTTCAGCTCCAACTCCGACGAAGATTCCAAGAGCACCGGGTTAATGGGTATGAACCGTGGGTCCCTCTCTTTCGTTTCTCAAATGCGTTTTCCGAAATTTTCGTATTGCATATCGGGGTCCGATTTTTCGGGCCTTTTGTTGCTCGGCGAGGCCAATTTTTCGTGGTTGACTCCGTTAAACTACACGCCGTTGATCCAAATCTCAACGCCGTTACCGTACTTTGACCGAGTCGCTTATACGGTGCAGCTTGAAGGAATTAAAGTTTCGGATAAGTTGCTATCGTTACCGAAATCTGTATTTGTACCGGACCATACCGGGGCGGGTCAGACCATGGTAGACTCTGGGACCCAGTTCACGTTCTTACTGGGTCCGGTTTACACCGCATTAAGGAACGAGTTCTTGAACCGAACCGCAGGGATTTTGCGGGTCTTGGAGGATCCGAATTTTGTGTTCCAAGGAGCTATGGATTTGTGTTACCGGGTCCCACTGAATCAACCGAAATTACCACGATTACCAACTGTGACTTTAATGTTTCGGGGGGCCGAAATGACTGTATCGGGCGATTGGATCTTGTACCGGGTACCGGGTCAAGTAAGAGGGAGTGATTCAGTGCATTGCTTGACCTTTGGGAACTCTGATTTATTGGGTGTGGAGGCCTTTGTGATTGGTCATCATCATCAGCAAAATGTGTGGATGGAATTTGATCTTGAAAAGTCTAGGATTGGTTTGGCCCAAATGAGATGTGATTTGGCGGGTCAGAGATTTAGTGTGGGACAGTAG